The Mytilus trossulus isolate FHL-02 chromosome 3, PNRI_Mtr1.1.1.hap1, whole genome shotgun sequence genome contains a region encoding:
- the LOC134712412 gene encoding nucleoside diphosphate kinase 7-like has protein sequence MGEEDRYCFIAEWYDPHAAFIRRYQFMYYVKDQTAEMFDIKNHRVFLKKTKVSDCLRLEDLYIGSTVNILSRQLKFVDYGDDYTRTRFSHKKERTLGIIKPDSTAKMGQILDVIYQKGFMITQLKMCQLNRNEAFQFYQEHQGKPFLDNLLNFITRGPVIAFEMMGPGVISAWRELLGPTDSAEARKVAPQSIRARFGKDNTENACHGSDSTSSAAREVEFFFPSTGPGRQNTAKYSECTCCVIKPHAVKAGLSGQIISAIMEAGFEISVLEIFHMEKANAEEFYEVYKGVVQEYGSMVSELTSGPCIAMEIRAQEAPTKFREMVGPADPEIARHLRPRTLRALFGVDKVQNGVHCTDLPEDGLLEVEYFFKILDR, from the exons ATGGGG gAAGAAGACCGTTACTGTTTCATTGCTGAATGGTATGACCCACATGCAGCCTTCATACGCAGATATCAGTTTATGTATTATGTCAAAGATCAAACAGCAGAAATG TTTGACATTAAAAATCACAGAGTATTTCTGAAGAAGACAAAAGTTAGTGACTGTTTACGACTAGAAGATTTATATATTGGTAGTACAGTTAACATATTGTCCAGACAGCTGAAATTTGTAGACTATGGAGATGATTATACTCGGACCAGATTTTCTCATAAAAAAGAAAG AACTTTGGGTATCATAAAACCAGATTCCACAGCCAAAATGGGTCAAATATTGGATGTGATATATCAAAAAGGATTTATGATTACACAGTTAAAAATGTGTCAGCTCAATAGAAATGAAGCTTTCCAATTTTACCAAGAACATCAGGGGAAACCATTTTTAGA taatttgttaaattttataacaCGAGGACCAGTAATAGCATTTGAAATGATGGGACCTGGAGTAATCTCTGCTTGGAGAGAATTACTTGGTCCAACAGACTCAGCTGAAGCAAGAAAAGTGGCACCCCAGTCAATACGGGCAAGATTTGGAAAAG ACAACACAGAAAATGCGTGCCATGGTTCAGACAGTACATCTTCAGCTGCTAGAGAGGTGGAGTTTTTCTTCCCCAGCACTGGACCAGGACGACAGAACACTGCCAAGTATAGTGAATGTACATGTTGTGTCATCAAACCACATGCAGTTAAAGCAG GTCTTTCTGGACAAATTATAAGTGCTATCATGGAGGCAGGTTTTGAGATCTCAGTGTTAGAAATATTCCACATGGAGAAGGCAAATGCTGAAGAATTTTATGAAGTGTATAAAGGAGTAGTACAGGAATATGGTTCTATGGTATCAGAATTAACGTCAGGTCCATGCATTGCTATGGAGATCAGGGCACAGGAAGCACCAACAAAATTCAGAGAAATGGTTGGACCAGCAGATCCA GAAATAGCACGTCATCTAAGACCTAGAACTCTACGAGCTTTATTCGGTGTAGACAAAGTACAAAATGGTGTCCACTGCACAGACTTACCTGAGGATGGATTGTTAGAG GTTGAATATTTCTTTAAGATTTTGGATCGCTGA